One stretch of Balneolaceae bacterium DNA includes these proteins:
- a CDS encoding 6-carboxytetrahydropterin synthase, whose translation MVFVTRKAHFNAAHRLHNPSKSDAWNRKTYGKCNHEHWHGHNYVLEVTVAGTPDRETGYVIDLAVLKGILRERVVDKCDHKNLNMDVDFLEDVIPSTENMVKAIYEELREPVARASSADGFLYKVHLQETERNSAYYCPFLLKKEFPT comes from the coding sequence GTGGTATTTGTTACACGCAAAGCCCATTTCAATGCCGCCCACCGGCTTCACAACCCCTCCAAGTCGGACGCTTGGAACCGGAAGACCTACGGCAAGTGCAACCACGAGCACTGGCATGGGCACAACTACGTGCTGGAGGTGACCGTGGCCGGCACCCCCGACCGGGAGACCGGATATGTCATCGATCTGGCGGTCCTCAAAGGGATACTCAGAGAGCGCGTGGTGGACAAATGCGACCACAAAAACCTCAACATGGATGTCGATTTCCTGGAGGATGTGATTCCCTCCACCGAAAACATGGTTAAAGCCATCTACGAGGAACTGCGAGAACCTGTCGCGCGTGCCAGCTCCGCCGACGGTTTCCTCTACAAGGTGCACCTGCAGGAAACCGAACGAAATTCGGCCTATTATTGTCCCTTCCTTTTGAAAAAGGAATTTCCCACGTAA
- the ftsH gene encoding ATP-dependent zinc metalloprotease FtsH has protein sequence MSDSNKFPNRTPKKGDSKKGGDNSSRFPIWIYVVLFLALLAFQFWFISPDGDNRIKYSTFLEYVEEGYISQITIRNGTEITGDYSAKAVEEGIVTPPPPDENPWPLGGGSEGNTFTSTMLEGDDIRPLLDEHEVVYDVRIEESWFNGILIWLILIGLAIAFWIYIFRRMNPGQQVLNIGKNKASLYDKQADNKVSFKDVAGLQEAKAEVEEVVEFLRNPKKFTKLGGTLPKGVLLVGPPGTGKTLLAKATAGEADVPFFSLSGSDFVEMFVGVGAARVRDLFKQAKEKAPCIIFIDEIDAIGRSRGRGMMMGSNDERENTLNQLLSEMDGFNTDKGVIIMAATNRPDVLDSALLRPGRFDRQILIDKPDLRGRVEVLKVHTRNIKMSTDIDLKLLASQTPGFAGAELANLCNEAALMAARRDKEQVEMDDFQDSIERVIAGLEKKNKLISPHERKIVAYHESGHAIVGWYLEHTDPVLKVSIVPRGLAALGYTLQTPLEDRFLMTTEELNDKICALLGGRIAEEIIFGRISTGAQNDLERITNMAFAMVAEYGMSEELGYISLKDTQNPDNSYGFNKKYSEKTAERIDQAVNDIIRRNYERTKALLTEQKENLEHMAQTLLEKEVLDHNDLRDLLGDQPEGKYPEGIFKDEKRQVNGKSDTAPETAGRQEGEKTTASPNSGPEEESASETESTEGGDKSVSGESAS, from the coding sequence ATGTCTGATTCGAACAAATTCCCCAACCGTACGCCCAAAAAAGGGGACTCCAAGAAGGGCGGGGACAATTCCTCCCGCTTTCCGATCTGGATTTATGTGGTGCTCTTCCTGGCGCTGCTGGCCTTCCAGTTCTGGTTTATCAGTCCCGATGGCGACAACCGCATCAAGTACAGCACCTTCCTGGAGTACGTGGAAGAGGGCTACATCTCCCAGATCACCATCCGCAACGGCACGGAGATTACAGGTGATTACAGCGCCAAAGCCGTTGAGGAGGGAATTGTCACGCCTCCCCCGCCCGATGAAAACCCGTGGCCGCTGGGCGGCGGCTCGGAGGGCAATACCTTCACCAGCACCATGCTGGAGGGCGATGATATACGACCCTTGCTCGACGAGCACGAGGTGGTCTATGACGTGCGCATCGAAGAGAGCTGGTTCAACGGCATTCTCATTTGGCTCATACTCATTGGGCTGGCTATCGCTTTCTGGATCTATATCTTCCGCCGCATGAACCCCGGCCAGCAGGTGCTGAATATCGGCAAGAACAAAGCCTCGTTATACGACAAGCAGGCCGATAACAAGGTTTCCTTCAAGGACGTGGCCGGCCTGCAGGAGGCCAAGGCCGAAGTGGAGGAGGTGGTGGAGTTCCTCAGGAATCCCAAGAAGTTCACCAAGCTGGGGGGAACGCTCCCCAAGGGTGTGCTGCTGGTGGGTCCCCCGGGCACGGGCAAGACGTTGCTGGCTAAGGCAACGGCCGGGGAGGCTGACGTACCCTTCTTCAGCCTCAGCGGTTCCGACTTCGTGGAGATGTTTGTGGGGGTGGGCGCGGCGCGCGTGCGCGACCTCTTCAAGCAGGCCAAGGAGAAGGCGCCTTGCATCATTTTCATTGACGAGATTGACGCCATCGGACGCAGCCGCGGACGGGGCATGATGATGGGTTCCAACGACGAGCGTGAGAACACCCTCAACCAGCTCCTCAGCGAGATGGACGGCTTCAACACCGACAAGGGGGTCATTATCATGGCGGCCACCAACCGCCCCGACGTACTAGACTCGGCGCTGCTGCGTCCCGGGCGCTTCGATCGGCAGATCCTCATTGACAAGCCCGACCTGCGCGGCCGCGTGGAGGTGCTTAAGGTGCACACCCGCAACATCAAGATGTCTACGGACATCGACCTGAAGCTGCTTGCCTCCCAGACCCCGGGTTTCGCCGGGGCCGAGCTGGCCAACCTCTGCAACGAGGCCGCTCTGATGGCCGCACGACGCGACAAGGAGCAGGTGGAGATGGACGATTTCCAGGACTCCATCGAACGCGTCATCGCCGGCCTGGAGAAGAAAAACAAGCTCATCAGTCCGCACGAGCGCAAGATCGTGGCCTACCACGAGTCGGGCCACGCCATCGTGGGATGGTACCTCGAGCACACCGATCCGGTGCTGAAGGTGAGTATCGTGCCCCGCGGGCTCGCGGCCCTGGGATATACCCTGCAGACGCCGCTGGAGGACCGCTTCCTGATGACCACCGAGGAGCTCAACGACAAGATCTGCGCGCTGCTCGGGGGACGCATCGCCGAGGAGATCATCTTCGGGCGCATCTCTACAGGTGCCCAGAACGATCTGGAGCGCATCACCAATATGGCCTTTGCCATGGTGGCCGAGTACGGCATGAGCGAGGAGCTGGGCTACATCTCCCTGAAAGACACCCAGAATCCCGATAACAGCTACGGCTTCAACAAGAAGTATTCGGAGAAGACCGCCGAGCGCATCGACCAGGCCGTCAACGACATCATCCGACGCAACTACGAGCGCACCAAGGCGCTGCTGACCGAACAGAAGGAGAATCTGGAACATATGGCGCAGACCCTCCTGGAGAAGGAGGTGCTGGACCACAACGACCTGCGCGATCTGCTGGGCGACCAGCCCGAGGGCAAGTACCCCGAAGGCATCTTCAAAGACGAGAAGCGCCAGGTGAACGGCAAATCTGATACCGCTCCCGAAACGGCCGGCCGGCAGGAGGGAGAGAAGACGACCGCCTCTCCGAACAGCGGCCCCGAAGAGGAATCCGCTTCCGAGACCGAAAGTACCGAAGGCGGCGATAAATCAGTATCGGGCGAGTCCGCCAGCTGA
- a CDS encoding multifunctional oxoglutarate decarboxylase/oxoglutarate dehydrogenase thiamine pyrophosphate-binding subunit/dihydrolipoyllysine-residue succinyltransferase subunit: MKSLEAVFGPNSALVEELYNQYREDPSSVPGHWQRYFDEIEGDSSARELAEAARNGDDDKAAAADRTAAAPQAPAPAKPAPSPDAVRTQRDGSEEDLPSGATLEKIKGIGSKIAENMDESLEMPTATSVRVLPMKMLIEDRDIINSHLLQRGEPKASFTHFIAWAIVQALEEFPNMNNSFLWKDGTPYRAVPKQVNLGLAIDVQNKDGSRNLLVPNIKGVDTMNFREFLHAYADLVEKARSGNLQLEDFQGTTLTLTNPGMIGTVQSVPRLMKNQGTIIATGAIDYPAEYQSMSQEVLNKLGISKVMTVTSTYDHRVIQGAESGSFLKKIHSLLNGEENFYDQIFSDLEIPYDPLPYGEDTYVGQLDGGSASLEQNKRAIAVMRLINMYRTRGHVLADLDPLSDEPGHNPELELEYYGLTLWDMDREFYCGGLGGYEKAPLRTIIKLLRDTYCGKIGAEFMHLLDLEERKWLRERMESTANKPDLDKDDKEQIVHKLNQAKAFEQFLHKKYIGHKRFSLEGADTLIPMMHFLLENAGDAAVEKIYMGMAHRGRLNILVNIMNKPYRKVFADFEGNLDPDSIQGSGDVKYHLGARGEHRTGSDKRVEIELLPNPSHLESVNPVVEGSARATQDHLEGGNARNRILPVLIHGDAAFSGQGVVAETLNMSQLDAYQTGGTVHIIINNQIGFTTLPRDGRSTQYASDLAKMILAPIFHVNGDSPEEAVHAIQMAFEYRQKFGKDVVIDLTCFRKHGHNEGDEPAFTQPGMYKEIDNHPTVRDIYTRQLLRKGELTEEQTEGIFEEFDQLLQEAFEDAKNASPLEVSEQMMNRHEMTQSEWPDYPDTTCPEEDLKDIAVKLNTVPKDFDANPKLLKQLAKRAEIVDKNEKKIDWGFAEALAFGSLLKSGTTVRLTGQDAERGTFSHRHAILHGTETDQKFIPLNNLSDDQAPFYPYNSLLSEFACVGFEFGYSAAKLEALVIWEAQFGDFANGAQVPIDQFISASEAKWGQKSALVMTLPHGYEGQGPEHSSARLERYLQLCAEDNMQVVNLTTPAQYFHILRKQALQENKKPLIIMSPKSLLRHPMATSATDDLAGDGYRPFIGDPKVGPEKAERLVLCSGKVYYDLIKHREENEIENVALARLEQFYPFPDRDVSAWLESYSGVSDVVWCQEEPKNMGAWTFLFPRLQARLAEGQELRYVGRKASASPAAGHMKIHQAEQERLVSQALRTGG; this comes from the coding sequence TTGAAGTCCCTCGAAGCAGTTTTCGGTCCCAACTCCGCACTCGTCGAAGAACTGTACAACCAGTACCGGGAAGATCCCTCCTCTGTACCCGGCCATTGGCAGCGGTACTTCGATGAAATTGAGGGAGACAGCTCCGCCCGCGAGCTGGCAGAGGCCGCCCGGAACGGCGACGATGACAAGGCGGCGGCTGCCGATCGAACCGCCGCAGCCCCACAGGCCCCGGCGCCCGCCAAGCCCGCACCCTCCCCCGATGCCGTCCGCACGCAGCGTGACGGAAGTGAGGAGGACCTGCCCTCCGGGGCCACCCTGGAGAAGATCAAGGGCATAGGTTCCAAGATCGCCGAAAACATGGACGAGAGCCTGGAGATGCCGACGGCCACCTCGGTGCGCGTGCTCCCCATGAAGATGCTCATCGAGGACCGCGACATCATCAACAGCCACCTGCTGCAGCGCGGCGAGCCCAAGGCCTCTTTTACGCACTTCATCGCCTGGGCCATCGTGCAGGCCCTGGAGGAGTTTCCCAACATGAACAACTCCTTCCTCTGGAAAGACGGGACCCCCTACCGCGCAGTGCCGAAGCAGGTAAACCTGGGGCTGGCCATCGACGTGCAGAACAAGGACGGCTCACGCAACCTGCTGGTACCCAACATCAAGGGCGTGGACACCATGAATTTCAGGGAGTTCCTCCACGCCTACGCCGACCTGGTGGAGAAGGCCCGCTCGGGCAATCTGCAGCTGGAGGACTTCCAGGGCACCACCCTCACCCTCACCAACCCGGGCATGATCGGCACCGTGCAGTCGGTGCCGCGCCTGATGAAGAACCAGGGCACCATTATCGCCACCGGGGCCATCGACTACCCCGCCGAGTACCAGTCCATGTCGCAGGAGGTGCTCAACAAGCTGGGCATCAGCAAGGTGATGACGGTCACCTCCACCTACGACCACCGCGTCATCCAGGGTGCCGAATCGGGCTCCTTCCTCAAGAAAATCCACAGCCTGCTCAACGGCGAGGAGAACTTTTACGACCAGATCTTCTCCGACCTGGAGATTCCCTACGATCCCCTCCCCTACGGCGAGGACACCTACGTGGGACAGCTGGACGGCGGGAGCGCTTCCCTGGAACAGAACAAACGCGCCATTGCCGTAATGCGCCTCATCAATATGTACCGCACGCGGGGTCACGTGCTGGCCGACCTCGACCCGCTGAGCGACGAGCCGGGCCACAATCCCGAGCTGGAACTGGAGTACTACGGGCTCACGCTGTGGGACATGGACCGTGAGTTCTACTGCGGGGGACTGGGAGGCTACGAGAAGGCGCCCCTGCGCACCATCATCAAGCTGCTGCGCGACACCTACTGCGGAAAGATCGGTGCGGAGTTTATGCACCTGCTCGACCTGGAAGAACGCAAGTGGCTGCGCGAACGCATGGAGTCCACCGCCAACAAGCCGGACCTTGACAAGGACGACAAGGAGCAGATCGTGCACAAGCTGAACCAGGCCAAGGCCTTTGAGCAGTTCCTGCATAAAAAGTACATAGGGCACAAGCGCTTCTCCCTGGAGGGGGCCGACACCCTCATCCCCATGATGCATTTTCTGCTGGAGAACGCCGGAGACGCCGCCGTGGAAAAAATCTACATGGGCATGGCCCACCGGGGACGCCTGAACATCCTGGTGAACATCATGAACAAGCCCTACCGGAAGGTCTTCGCCGACTTCGAGGGCAACCTGGACCCTGACAGCATCCAGGGTTCCGGGGACGTAAAATACCACCTTGGCGCCCGCGGGGAACACCGCACCGGCTCTGACAAACGCGTGGAGATCGAGCTGCTGCCCAATCCCAGTCACCTCGAATCGGTGAATCCCGTAGTGGAGGGCTCTGCGCGCGCCACGCAGGACCACCTGGAGGGCGGCAACGCCCGCAACCGCATCCTGCCGGTGCTCATCCACGGCGACGCCGCCTTCAGCGGGCAGGGCGTGGTGGCCGAGACCCTCAACATGTCGCAGCTGGACGCCTACCAGACCGGGGGCACCGTGCACATCATCATCAACAACCAGATCGGCTTCACCACGCTCCCCAGGGACGGACGCTCCACGCAGTACGCCTCCGACCTGGCCAAGATGATCCTGGCCCCCATCTTCCACGTCAACGGCGACAGCCCCGAAGAGGCGGTGCACGCCATCCAGATGGCCTTCGAATACCGCCAGAAATTCGGCAAGGACGTGGTCATCGACCTGACCTGCTTCCGCAAGCACGGCCACAACGAGGGCGACGAACCCGCCTTCACCCAGCCGGGCATGTACAAGGAGATTGATAACCATCCCACCGTACGCGACATCTACACGCGTCAGCTGCTGCGCAAAGGCGAACTGACCGAGGAGCAGACCGAGGGGATCTTCGAGGAGTTCGACCAGCTGTTGCAGGAGGCCTTCGAGGATGCCAAGAACGCCTCGCCCCTGGAGGTCTCCGAGCAGATGATGAACCGCCACGAGATGACGCAGTCCGAGTGGCCGGACTACCCCGACACCACCTGCCCGGAGGAGGATCTCAAGGATATCGCCGTAAAACTGAACACGGTGCCCAAGGATTTCGACGCCAACCCCAAACTGCTCAAGCAGCTGGCCAAGCGGGCGGAAATCGTTGACAAGAACGAAAAGAAGATCGATTGGGGCTTCGCCGAGGCGCTGGCCTTCGGCTCGCTTCTGAAGAGCGGCACCACGGTGCGCCTTACCGGCCAGGATGCCGAGCGGGGCACCTTCTCCCACCGCCACGCCATCCTGCACGGTACGGAGACCGATCAGAAATTTATTCCTCTGAACAACCTGTCGGACGACCAGGCTCCCTTCTATCCCTACAACAGCCTGCTCAGCGAGTTTGCCTGCGTGGGTTTCGAGTTCGGCTACAGCGCCGCGAAGCTGGAAGCGCTGGTGATCTGGGAGGCCCAGTTCGGCGACTTCGCCAACGGCGCCCAGGTGCCTATCGACCAGTTCATTTCGGCCAGCGAGGCCAAATGGGGGCAGAAGTCGGCCCTGGTGATGACCCTCCCGCACGGCTACGAGGGACAAGGCCCCGAACACTCTTCTGCGCGACTGGAGCGCTACCTGCAGCTCTGCGCCGAAGACAACATGCAGGTGGTGAACCTGACCACGCCTGCCCAGTATTTCCACATCCTGCGCAAGCAGGCCCTGCAGGAAAACAAGAAGCCGCTGATCATCATGTCGCCGAAGAGCCTGCTGCGCCATCCCATGGCCACCTCAGCCACCGACGACCTGGCCGGCGACGGCTACCGTCCCTTCATCGGCGATCCCAAGGTGGGGCCGGAAAAGGCCGAGCGACTCGTCCTCTGCTCCGGCAAGGTCTACTACGACCTGATCAAACACCGCGAGGAGAACGAGATCGAAAACGTCGCCCTCGCACGCCTGGAGCAGTTTTATCCCTTTCCCGACCGCGACGTGAGCGCCTGGCTGGAGAGCTACTCCGGTGTGAGTGACGTGGTCTGGTGCCAGGAGGAGCCCAAAAACATGGGAGCGTGGACTTTCCTCTTCCCCCGCCTGCAGGCCAGGCTGGCTGAGGGGCAGGAGCTGCGCTATGTGGGACGGAAGGCTTCCGCCTCCCCGGCCGCAGGACATATGAAGATCCACCAGGCCGAGCAGGAGCGGCTGGTCAGTCAGGCGCTGCGTACAGGCGGGTAG
- the folE2 gene encoding GTP cyclohydrolase FolE2: MITSTLKRYYDPTFTVSEEYKESLPDLQNGPASLIEGANVPIQQVGISNFRLPLKYPRPDGELVSLETSVDGYVGLGAGKKGINMSRIIRTFYEFRDEVFHPDKLERVLHRYREELDSQSAYLRLGFSYPVLQQSLRSDLEGYQYYDVKMEGTLDAEGNFRKFLHFDFEYSSACPCSFELSEHARDNRDVAAIPHSQRSVASLTVELEEELFVEELVALCRDALMTETQVMVKREDEQAFAEMNAAYQKFVEDAARLLYEALNEEEGIRDFVVRCVHMESLHSHDAVSRICKGLPNGLR; this comes from the coding sequence ATGATTACGAGCACGCTCAAGAGATACTACGATCCCACCTTCACCGTCTCGGAGGAGTACAAGGAGAGTCTGCCGGACCTGCAGAACGGCCCCGCCTCGCTCATCGAGGGGGCCAACGTCCCCATACAGCAGGTGGGCATCTCCAATTTCCGACTGCCCCTGAAATATCCCCGCCCGGACGGCGAGCTTGTCAGCCTGGAGACTTCCGTGGACGGCTATGTCGGCCTGGGCGCCGGCAAGAAGGGCATCAATATGAGCCGCATCATCCGCACCTTCTACGAATTCCGCGACGAGGTATTTCACCCCGACAAGCTGGAGCGGGTGCTGCATCGCTACCGCGAGGAGCTCGATAGCCAAAGCGCCTACCTGCGTCTGGGTTTCAGCTACCCGGTACTGCAGCAGAGCCTGCGCTCCGACCTGGAGGGCTACCAGTACTACGACGTTAAGATGGAGGGGACCCTGGACGCGGAGGGCAACTTCCGCAAGTTCCTGCACTTCGATTTTGAATACTCCAGCGCCTGCCCCTGCTCCTTCGAGCTTTCCGAGCACGCCCGCGACAACCGCGACGTGGCCGCCATTCCCCACAGCCAGCGCAGCGTTGCCAGCCTGACGGTGGAGCTGGAGGAGGAACTCTTCGTGGAAGAGCTGGTGGCGCTCTGCCGCGACGCGCTGATGACCGAGACCCAGGTGATGGTCAAGCGCGAGGACGAGCAGGCCTTTGCCGAGATGAACGCCGCCTACCAGAAATTTGTGGAGGACGCCGCCCGGCTGCTCTACGAGGCGCTGAACGAAGAGGAGGGGATACGCGACTTCGTGGTGCGCTGCGTGCACATGGAGAGCCTGCACAGCCACGACGCGGTCAGCCGCATCTGCAAGGGCCTGCCCAACGGCCTTCGGTAG
- a CDS encoding type II toxin-antitoxin system Phd/YefM family antitoxin, with protein MKTHSWQVQEAKNRFSELVRKASEEGPQTITKHGKESAVVLSMEDYKRLKDPNEDLVTFFGTSPLREYSDELDLKRDPSEGRDVEL; from the coding sequence ATGAAAACACACAGCTGGCAGGTACAGGAAGCAAAAAACAGGTTCAGTGAACTTGTAAGGAAAGCAAGCGAAGAGGGTCCCCAGACCATAACCAAGCATGGAAAAGAGAGCGCTGTGGTACTTTCTATGGAAGACTACAAACGATTAAAGGACCCGAATGAAGACCTCGTTACTTTTTTCGGTACATCACCGCTCAGGGAATATTCCGATGAGCTGGACCTGAAGCGCGATCCATCCGAAGGGCGCGACGTGGAACTGTGA
- a CDS encoding TonB-dependent receptor, whose amino-acid sequence MITLTKTTISKPAAICLAVLFLFSSEIRAQDSTAQAQSIVNGAQAAVQTGKITGRVVDAETGETIISANVGIVGTTRGDATDINGRYTISGLQPGIYALQVSYVTHTRKTITGIKVNDGEVTTVNVALQQQTYGLDEITVTAEVNSSSDAGLLSLQKKATAVQDGISSEMLSKTGDGDVSEAMKRVTGVTIQNGQDVFVRGLGNRYSNVQLNGAQVPSTNPNKKEAPLDLFGSGLIDNIVVQKTYTPDQSAEFSGGSVQITTREFPDARSLTFGYSTSYNTVSAFDHMLSGPGSSTDFLGFDSGKRSLPSILNNQRVSDDIAPQVAEALHDEWNLSNSRHAVPSQSFSVDYANQFNEDALPIGMVSNLSYKYNRDMRPDQTSRFIQFFNELGPNYRTNYQVNEGREEADLSAMLNLFMKPSPLTKIGLKTLYSNSTTKSSKVIEGPYQNGVNRLTVSEFDRRNIFSTALEVDTYFDDFLSSRLTGSLSYSRALRVRPDRRTTRYNLTGQTYRFRAYGDYNGHFFSDQEDHNYAGELKYRFDPADFVEVSMGLSATVKDRRFTARRFAYRDNVAPFITDMSTLSPGEVLDDANVGSGVLELVEFTQFGVKQSDWYDGFQTIFAGFASTGWNPVDRLSLEIGARVEQSVQTIEVPESLGGDYVEAAEVANTDFLPAINATWELSAETNLRAAYSRTLARPEFREIANFNFADFFGGQRVYGNPDLKRTRITNYDLRLETYPKAGEMFAVSVFYKQFKNPIEIFYRLTDANEVFYDNAPEADLYGIELEGRKNVTERLQLVGNFSWIFSESRMNPEAASRVPNLKRPMVGQSPFVINASAFYTIPRWNMDLSLSYNTFGERIVTVGKREQQYDEYEQPFHSLGARVDYRLGRVGLSLEAGNLLNDDTVYRQGPATTFSYSPGMTFKLGARLSL is encoded by the coding sequence GTGATTACCCTTACCAAAACCACGATCAGCAAGCCGGCAGCGATATGCCTCGCTGTCCTGTTCCTTTTCTCAAGCGAAATCCGGGCCCAGGATTCCACCGCCCAAGCTCAATCCATCGTAAATGGCGCACAGGCCGCTGTCCAGACCGGCAAGATCACCGGCAGGGTGGTGGACGCCGAGACCGGCGAAACCATCATAAGCGCCAACGTCGGTATAGTGGGCACTACCCGCGGCGACGCGACGGACATCAACGGGAGATACACCATTTCCGGACTGCAGCCGGGCATCTATGCCCTGCAGGTCTCCTACGTGACCCACACCCGCAAGACCATTACGGGCATCAAGGTAAACGACGGCGAAGTGACCACGGTCAACGTGGCCTTGCAGCAGCAGACCTACGGGCTGGATGAGATCACCGTCACCGCCGAGGTAAACAGCAGCAGCGATGCCGGGCTGCTCTCCCTGCAGAAAAAGGCCACCGCCGTGCAGGACGGGATCTCCTCGGAGATGCTCTCCAAGACGGGTGACGGCGACGTCTCCGAAGCTATGAAGCGCGTGACGGGCGTAACCATTCAGAATGGGCAGGACGTCTTTGTGCGCGGGCTGGGCAACCGCTACAGCAACGTGCAGCTCAACGGCGCGCAGGTGCCCTCCACCAATCCCAATAAAAAGGAGGCGCCCCTCGATCTTTTCGGCAGCGGACTCATTGATAACATTGTCGTCCAGAAGACCTACACGCCTGACCAGAGCGCTGAGTTTTCGGGCGGTTCGGTGCAGATCACCACGCGGGAGTTCCCTGATGCGCGCAGCCTCACCTTCGGCTATTCAACCAGCTACAATACCGTCTCCGCCTTCGACCATATGCTCTCGGGTCCCGGCAGCTCCACCGACTTCCTGGGATTCGACAGCGGCAAGCGCAGCCTGCCCTCCATTTTGAATAATCAGCGGGTGAGCGACGACATCGCCCCGCAGGTGGCCGAAGCCCTGCACGACGAGTGGAACCTCAGCAACAGCCGCCACGCCGTGCCCTCGCAGAGTTTCAGCGTGGACTACGCCAACCAGTTCAACGAAGACGCCCTCCCCATAGGAATGGTGAGCAACCTCAGCTACAAATACAACCGGGATATGCGGCCGGACCAGACTTCGCGCTTCATCCAGTTTTTCAACGAACTGGGACCCAACTACCGCACAAACTACCAGGTGAACGAGGGACGCGAGGAGGCCGACCTCAGCGCCATGCTGAACCTTTTCATGAAGCCATCCCCGCTGACCAAGATCGGGCTGAAGACCCTCTACTCGAACTCCACCACCAAGAGCAGCAAGGTGATCGAGGGACCCTATCAGAACGGGGTGAACCGGCTGACCGTCTCGGAATTCGACCGCCGCAACATCTTCTCCACCGCCCTGGAGGTGGACACCTACTTTGACGACTTTCTCTCCTCGCGTCTGACGGGAAGCCTCAGTTACAGCCGCGCCCTGCGCGTTCGTCCCGACCGGCGCACGACCCGCTACAACCTGACCGGCCAGACGTACCGTTTCCGCGCCTATGGCGACTACAACGGGCACTTCTTTTCCGATCAGGAGGATCACAACTACGCCGGGGAGCTGAAGTACCGCTTCGATCCGGCCGATTTTGTAGAGGTTTCGATGGGCCTGAGTGCCACCGTCAAGGACCGCCGATTCACCGCCCGCCGCTTTGCCTATCGTGACAACGTGGCGCCATTTATAACCGACATGTCCACCCTATCGCCGGGCGAGGTGCTCGACGACGCCAACGTGGGCAGCGGCGTGCTGGAACTGGTCGAATTCACCCAGTTCGGTGTGAAACAGTCTGACTGGTATGACGGTTTCCAGACCATCTTCGCAGGTTTTGCAAGCACCGGCTGGAACCCTGTTGACCGTCTGAGCCTGGAGATTGGGGCACGGGTGGAACAATCCGTGCAGACCATCGAGGTGCCCGAGTCGCTGGGCGGCGATTACGTGGAGGCTGCCGAGGTGGCCAACACCGATTTCCTTCCGGCCATCAACGCCACATGGGAACTGTCCGCCGAAACCAATCTGCGCGCGGCCTATTCGCGTACCCTGGCGCGGCCGGAATTCCGCGAGATTGCCAATTTTAATTTTGCTGACTTCTTCGGCGGTCAGAGGGTCTACGGCAACCCCGATCTCAAGCGGACTCGCATCACCAACTACGATTTGCGCCTGGAGACCTACCCGAAGGCGGGTGAGATGTTTGCCGTCAGCGTCTTTTACAAGCAGTTCAAAAACCCCATCGAGATTTTCTATCGCCTGACCGACGCCAACGAGGTGTTCTATGACAACGCCCCGGAAGCTGATCTCTACGGCATCGAGCTGGAAGGCCGTAAAAACGTGACGGAACGGCTGCAGCTGGTGGGCAATTTCTCCTGGATTTTTTCCGAGTCGCGCATGAATCCCGAAGCCGCCAGCCGCGTGCCCAACCTGAAGCGTCCCATGGTGGGGCAGTCGCCCTTCGTGATAAACGCCTCGGCCTTCTACACCATCCCGAGATGGAATATGGACCTGTCGCTCAGCTACAACACCTTCGGCGAACGCATCGTCACCGTAGGCAAGAGGGAACAGCAGTACGACGAGTACGAGCAGCCCTTCCACAGCCTGGGCGCGCGGGTGGATTACCGCCTGGGACGCGTGGGACTCAGCCTGGAGGCGGGCAACCTGCTGAACGACGACACGGTCTACCGTCAGGGACCGGCCACCACCTTTAGCTACAGCCCAGGCATGACCTTCAAGCTGGGAGCCAGGCTCTCGCTGTAG
- a CDS encoding PIN domain-containing protein: MSYLIDTCCISELIKPRPDAGVRDWFAAQDEFDLYLSVITFGELRFGIDRLPESARKEELRRWVAGELEKRFQNRILPISKQTAECWGSLRASLENAITTRLYAAPD; the protein is encoded by the coding sequence GTGAGTTATCTTATCGATACCTGCTGCATTTCCGAGCTCATCAAGCCCCGTCCTGATGCAGGAGTCCGGGACTGGTTCGCCGCGCAGGACGAATTCGACCTCTACCTGAGTGTGATTACCTTCGGTGAATTGCGCTTCGGCATCGACCGGTTGCCGGAATCGGCCCGCAAGGAAGAACTGAGGAGGTGGGTGGCCGGCGAGCTTGAAAAGAGATTCCAGAACCGAATCCTTCCTATTTCGAAACAGACTGCAGAGTGTTGGGGCTCCCTGCGCGCATCCCTGGAAAACGCCATAACTACCCGCCTGTACGCAGCGCCTGACTGA